The following coding sequences lie in one Mustelus asterias chromosome 8, sMusAst1.hap1.1, whole genome shotgun sequence genomic window:
- the LOC144497864 gene encoding zinc-binding protein A33-like, translated as MAVERYKDQLKLSLDSMEKEKKNQSEFKQQQQREISELEQLTGSLEQDISTQFAQIHRYLEDKEKHLIEELRKQKEEDLQPMEENLRRIEEELTSLEGKIANLCVDIEQQDSVSFLKELKRLRESYLDKGEDGEDDEGSEDVEILEFPTEKYAGFRDPFLYPVWKAMKRITSPVSASPTLVSNTEHHQLILSKQRSSVKISTTMLVSNNLERFSETLCSLGAQGHMSGRHYWEVEVGDKTDWEVGVARESGNRKADLTLGPEHDYWALRLRNGDGYGALESPLVPLTPRVNPRNIGVFLDYEGGQVSFYDADDMSVLHTFTDTFTEKLFPYFRSAL; from the exons ATGGCTGTTGAAAGGTACAAG GACCAGCTGAAATTATCCTTGGATTCcatggagaaggaaaagaaaaatcaaagtgaattcaaacagcagcagcagagggagaTTTCAGAACTGGAG CAACTCACTGGATCCCTGGAGCAAGACATCTCCACACAATTTGCTCAAATCCATCGATATCTTGAAGACAAAGAGAAACATTTAATCGAAGAGCTGAGGAAACAAAAGGAGGAAGATCTGCAACCAATGGaggagaatctgagaagaattgaAGAGGAACTGACTTCACTTGAGGGGAAGATAGCGAACCTTTGTGTCGACATCGAGCAGCAAGACAGCGTCTCCTTTCTCAAG GAACTGAAAAGATTGAGAGAAAG CTACCTGGATAAAGGGGAAGATGGGGAAGATGATGAGGGGAGTGAAGATGTAGAGATACTGGAGTTTCCAACAGAGAAATACGCAGGCTTCCGAGACCCATTTCTCTACCCAGTGTGGAAGGCAATGAAACGGATCACCTCTCCAG tctcagcTTCCCCCACCTTGGTCTCGAACACAGAGCATCATCAGCTCATCCTGTCTAAGCAGCGGAGCAGTGTGAAAATCAGTACGACCATGCTGGTTTCTAATAACCTGGAGAGGTTCAGTGAGACTCTTTGTTCCCTGGGGGCGCAGGGACACATGTCGGGGAGACATTACTGGGAGGTGGAGGTCGGGGACAAGACTGACTGGGAGGTGGGTGTGGCCAGAGAGTCAGGCAATAGGAAGGCGGATCTCACACTGGGCCCCGAACATGATTACTGGGCGCTGCGTCTGAGAAACGGGGATGGATACGGAGCTCTGGAAAGCCCGTtagtccccctgacccccagAGTGAATCCCAGGAACATCGGAGTTTTCCTGGACTATGAGGGGGGACAGGTGAGCTTTTACGATGCTGATGATATGTCCGTTCTCCACACTTTCACTGACACCTTcactgagaaactcttcccttatTTCAGGTCTGCATTATAA
- the LOC144497865 gene encoding zinc-binding protein A33-like, producing the protein MAVSEHILTLSEDLTCSICLALFVEPVRLDCEHNFCQSCIQECWGKQGEKDSCPECRLVLPQRNYTRNRVLGNLCEKVRQLELRLEESQSVCEEHREKLILLCEVDEVLICAKCVSSPPHSDHSFLPLQKADQKYKDQLKLALDSMEKEKKNQSEFKQQQQREISELEQLTGSLEQDISTQFAKIHRYLEDKEKHLIEELRRQKEEDLRPMEENLRRIEEELTSLEEKILNLCVDIEQQDSVSFLKELKRYRESYGLKIRKWDVWGEMWMDTRKMKSENRTEMIMEFQERTYTGYRGPLLYAMWKEMKQIISPVAVSLLLDPNTAHRKLILSEDRSSVTISKRESWLVPDNPERFDVCHCVLGSEGFTSGKHYWEVGVGNKTDWALGVARESANRKGKITLGSEAGYWAVWLRNGNRYEALERTEIPLTLTVNPRNIGVFLDYEWGQVSFYDADDMSVLHTFTDTFTEKLFPYFWAGAYNEGKNAAPLKLRHFEPRFLARYEGEWC; encoded by the exons ATGGCCGTCAGTGAACACATCTTAACCCTGAGTGAGGATTTAACCTGCTCCATCTGCCTGGCTCTGTTTGTGGAGCCGGTGCGGCTGGACTGTGAGCACAACTTCTGTCAATCCTGTATCCAGGAGTGTTGGGGAAAGCAGGGGGAGAAGGATTCTTGCCCGGAATGTCGGCTGGTCCTCCCGCAGAGAAACTACACCAGGAACAGGGTGCTGGGCAATCTCTGTGAGAAAGTCAGGCAACTGGAGCTGAGACTGGAGGAGAGTCAGTCAGTCTGTGAGGAACACAGGGAGAAGCTGATTCTGCTGTGTGAGGTGGATGAGGTTCTGATCTGTGCCAAAtgtgtctcttcccccccacATTCAGACCACAGCTTCCTGCCTCTACAGAAAGCAGATCAAAAGTACAAG GACCAGCTGAAATTAGCCTTGGATTCcatggagaaggaaaagaaaaatcaaagtgaattcaaacagcagcagcagagggagaTTTCAGAACTGGAG CAACTCACTGGATCCCTGGAGCAAGACATCTCCACACAATTTGCCAAAATCCATCGATATCTTGAAGACAAAGAGAAACATTTAATCGAAGAGCTGAGGAGACAAAAGGAGGAAGATCTGCGACCAATGGaggagaatctgagaagaattgaAGAGGAACTGACTTCACTTGAGGAGAAAATATTGAACCTTTGTGTAGACATCGAGCAGCAAGACAGTGTCTCCTTTCTCAAG GAATTAAAAAGATACAGAGAAAG CTACGGGTTGAAGATCAGAAAGTGGGACGTGTGGGGAGAGATGTGGATGGACACGAGAAAAATGAAATCTGAGAATCggacagaaatgataatggaGTTTCAAGAAAGGACATACACAGGGTATCGAGGCCCGTTACTCTACGCAATGTGGAAAGAAATGAAACAGATCATCTCTCCAG TTGCAGTCTCACTGTTGCTGGACCCAAACACAGCACATCGTAAACTCATCCTGTCTGAGGACCGGAGCAGTGTGACCATCAGTAAGCGGGAATCCTGGCTGGTTCCTGATAATCCGGAGAGATTTGATGTATGTCACTGTGTCCTGGGGTCAGAGGGATTCACATCGGGGAAACATTACTGGGAGGTGGGGGTCGGGAACAAGACTGACTGGGCACTGGGTGTGGCCAGAGAGTCAGCCAATAGGAAGGGAAAGATAACACTGGGTTCTGAAGCTGGTTACTGGGCTGTGTGGCTGAGAAACGGGAATCGATATGAAGCCCTCGAAAGAACAGAAATCCCCCTGACCCTGACTGTGAATCCCAGGAACATCGGAGTTTTCCTGGATTATGAGTGGGGACAGGTGAGCTTTTACGATGCTGATGATATGTCCGTTCTCCACACTTTCACTGACACCTTcactgagaaactcttcccttatTTCTGGGCTGGGGCGTACAATGAGGGTAAAAATGCTGCCCCTCTGAAACTCCGTCACTTTGAACCGAGATTCCTAGCCCGATATGAAGGGGAATGGTGTTGA